In the genome of Synechococcus sp. UW179A, the window ACAACGTCTCAAGGATGACGCCGAACGCCGCGCACGCAGCAACCGCCACGACGCCCTGCTGGCCGCACTGGTGGAACAGCTGGACGTTGAACTTCCTGAAAGCCTGATCCAGCAGGAGGTTCGCAATCTGGTGGAACAGACCGCTGGACAATTCGCTCAGCAGGGAATGGATGTGAAATCGCTGTTCACTCCCGAACTGGTCCGCAACCTGATGGACTCCTCACGCCCTGAAGCCGAGGAGCGCCTACGCCGAAGCCTTGCTCTAACAGCCCTGGCAGAGAGTGAAAAGCTCACTGTCGAGGACAGCGACATTGACGCCAAACTCGAGGATGTGAAGCAACAGCTATCCGGAGAGCGCGACATCGACCCCCAACGTCTGCGTCAGGCTGTGCTGGACGATTTGCTTCAAGAGAAGCTCCTCGGCTGGCTGGAAGAGAACAGCACCATCACAGACAAGGTTCCAGAAGACTCTGGGAAAGACGACAAGGGAGCAGCCAAGAAGGCCGCAGCCAAGAGCGGGAAAGCCGCTACAAAGAAAAAAACAACCAAGGCAAAAAGCGCCAAGACTGACGGTTATGGCACCGAAGCCTGATCTGCAGCCATAGATTGCATGCAAAGCCCGCCAGCCGCCGAGTGATCGACGACCGCAGTCACCATCCGATTCAGAACCGCTGGCGGGGGATTCAGCCTGTCTCGCAGCATCCTCAGGCAGCTCCAGGGGTGCTGCCCACAGTGGTTGAACAGTCCGGTCGAGGTGACCGCGCCTTCGACATCTATTCCAGATTGCTGCGGGAGCGGATCATCTTTCTAGGCACTGGTGTGGACGATCAGGTGGCAGATGCCCTTGTGGCTCAGCTGCTGTTCCTGGAGGCGGAAGATCCCGAGAAGGATATTCAGATCTACATCAACTCCCCAGGCGGATCAGTGACCGCCGGTCTGGCGATCTACGACACCATGCAGCAGGTGGCACCCGACATCGTCACCATCTGCTACGGCCTGGCAGCGTCCATGGGAGCCTTCCTGCTGTCAGGAGGTGCCAAGGGGAAGCGACTGGCTCTTCCCAATGCTCGAATCATGATCCACCAACCCCTTGGTGGTGCCCAGGGACAAGCAGTGGACATTGAAATCCAGGCCAAGGAGATCCTGTTCCTTAAGCAAACCCTCAACGGTCTCATGGCCGATCACACCGGACAGCCACTGGACAAGATTGCTGAAGACACTGACCGTGACAACTTCATGTCTCCCGCTGAAGCCGTCGATTACGGCCTGATCGATCGCGTCGTGGACAGTTTCGGAGACGGAGAAATCGTTACGGAGGGCTGACATCAGCCCGATCTGTCGCGATCCTCAGTATCTGGGTTGAGATTTTCCGATCCAGATCTGTGTTCCGACTGACCTGCGAAGCGCCCGATGGCCAAGTTCGACGCCCATCTGAAGTGCTCCTTCTGCGGAAAGTCCCAGGAGCAAGTTCGCAAGCTGATTGCCGGCCCTGGCGTCTACATCTGCGATGAGTGCATCGATCTCTGCAATGAGATCCTGGATGAGGAACTGATCGACGCTCAGGGTGGTGGTCGGCAGGGCAATGAGCCAACGAGAAAGAGCGGCTCAAACCAGCCCCGCAAGACCACCAAACCTGCACCAACCCTCGCCTCCATTCCCAAACCCCAGGAAATCAAGGGTTTCCTGGACCAGCAAGTCGTGGGACAGGACGCTGCCAAGAAAGTGATGTCGGTGGCGGTTTACAACCACTACAAGCGCCTGGCCTG includes:
- the clpP gene encoding ATP-dependent Clp endopeptidase proteolytic subunit ClpP, encoding MIDDRSHHPIQNRWRGIQPVSQHPQAAPGVLPTVVEQSGRGDRAFDIYSRLLRERIIFLGTGVDDQVADALVAQLLFLEAEDPEKDIQIYINSPGGSVTAGLAIYDTMQQVAPDIVTICYGLAASMGAFLLSGGAKGKRLALPNARIMIHQPLGGAQGQAVDIEIQAKEILFLKQTLNGLMADHTGQPLDKIAEDTDRDNFMSPAEAVDYGLIDRVVDSFGDGEIVTEG